CTGGGAAGGCTGTTGGATCCAAACGAGCAACACAGAGGGGTAGGAACAGTGCCTCTTATTAATCATTTTCTGTTTCTTACATTAAGAATTTCTCTtaacatttgtaatattttttgtttttgacttTCGAAAGGAAGCAAAGTATGATGTTCATCCGATATTTGAAGGTCCAACTGGAATTAATTGGAATGGAATTAATCATGTCCGAGTAAATTTTATGCTTCCTCATATCGAAAAGTTAGCTGTGGAAACTAATTATGacaaatattttctcttcattcttGCTTCTGGTATGCATATCATTGCTTATATCATCAGTTTCCATATGATGGTAGCTCCATTTTTCACTAAACTCCCTTTTattataaccatttttttatagtgAAAAACCCAATTTTATTGTCTACAGTCAATGCAAGCACGTTGACTTCGGAGGTGGCTTCCAATGAATGTGAGATACATGCTTCAGTTGTTAACTAttgctttttcaaaataaatctcATCTTGTAAAATCCTTAATACTCATTCACTACTTTTTCCATTCACCTtatgatgattttgtttttccaaaataaatttcatcttatttatatatacatgttcatatattttgcttctgtttttgaCAGCATCTGGTGGAGAGAAATGCGTTTATGGAAAAGTATCTCTGAAATTTCTTTACAAGATTTTGAATATATCTCCAGATTCTCCTTTGCAATATGGAACTGAGATTCAATTTAGCACTGAACTTCGTTCTTGTAATTTGAAGGTATGATAAGCTATTGCATTTGCATCTGCTTGCTTGATGATTGGTGTTTTggttctttctttttcttgtagttAAATATATGCTATTCATGAAAATTGGTTTTGTCCAATTTCAggcttttcatctcttttttAGTGTTTACAATTGTGATAGATGCAGTAttcaaaccttttttttatgttacagTATTGGTTGAAACATTATACTCGAACAACAAGCAGCACCATCTCTATTAGAGATTCCAATAATTCAGAGATAGAGGTTTATTATAGCAAAATTTGATGCATATAAACATCATAAGAATTGAATTTCTTTAATGGAGaagttgaattgattgttgttgttatgGTTTTGAAAGGGTATATCAAAGAAACTTGAAATCTCAGCTGGTTTTGAAGAATTTGGAGCAGCTATGGAAGCAGCTTCTGGTAGGACACAGGAGAGGAGAGAAGAGTCATCTTTGTCTTCTTTCTTACCTCATTTCACTTGGTAAATTTCATTATACAAAATGtctataaaagtattaaattcttttttttatagtattaaattcttatttatttattttagaagtaGTGACTGAACTTTGTTGTAATTTCTGGTAAGTAAATTTGGTTTACATTTTAACATGGAATTGCTTGCATGGTTCAGGTCACCAGGAATTGTCTCATTTTATTACAGGTACGACATCTTAGCTTCTTTGTATCTGACACGATAATTTTACTCAAGTTTTCCATAGggatgttttctattttttttttaatattgttatcaaatattattagacattactatatataaaatgttagcattcaaattctcaaaatttcaaTCAACATCTATCATCACAAGAGGAatcataaaagaagaaaaagaaatggaaaataatGAGCCAACATAAGGAGTCAAACCAATTCTATTTCAAAGTGGATAAGAACACCTATCTACAACATTATAATTGAGGTAAAAACt
This genomic interval from Vigna radiata var. radiata cultivar VC1973A chromosome 8, Vradiata_ver6, whole genome shotgun sequence contains the following:
- the LOC106770591 gene encoding polycomb group protein EMBRYONIC FLOWER 2-like; protein product: MLDLNETPPEEMQGGASERYSRSRNQPDAEYIWTNLSEEQKLVALNSFNVYCKPLVIYNEIQSRPRFLQRCLYHNRKAKHKKRFIILIFYYVIYISESKKNLHMQRSIVEAKYDVHPIFEGPTGINWNGINHVRVNFMLPHIEKLAVETNYDKYFLFILASASGGEKCVYGKVSLKFLYKILNISPDSPLQYGTEIQFSTELRSCNLKYWLKHYTRTTSSTISIRDSNNSEIEGISKKLEISAGFEEFGAAMEAASGRTQERREESSLSSFLPHFTW